The proteins below come from a single Pandoraea apista genomic window:
- a CDS encoding FAD-linked oxidase C-terminal domain-containing protein, producing the protein MNAPVTPQGQSGPPQAGVAPDGADALLARQRQLLDALAQILPPHCILHRREDTTPYECDGLAAYRRVPLAVVLPESESQVQRILQACHQLGIPVVPRGAGTSLSGGAMPISDGLVLSLAKFKKIIEVDPYARTATVQPGVRNLAISEAAAPYGLYYAPDPSSQIACTIGGNVAENSGGVHCLKYGLTVHNVLRVRAITMSGEAIEFGSLGPDAPGLDLLSVFIGSEGMFGVVTEITVKLVPKAQTAQVIMASFDDVETGGNAVAAIIAAGIIPAGLEMMDKPATQAVEEFVHAGYDLEAAAILLCESDGTPEEVAEEVMRISHVLRTSGATRLQISRSEEERLRFWSGRKNAFPAAGRISPDYYCMDGTIPRRAIGTLLKRIEGLEQQYGLRCINVFHAGDGNMHPLILFNGNDLDEWHRAEAFGCDILEACVELGGTITGEHGVGIEKINSMCVQFSAEERDAFFGVKRAFDPVGLLNPDKGIPTRARCAEYGKLHVRGGLLPHPDLPRF; encoded by the coding sequence ATGAACGCGCCCGTCACCCCGCAAGGTCAATCCGGCCCGCCCCAGGCAGGCGTCGCGCCCGATGGCGCCGACGCTCTCCTGGCGCGTCAGCGTCAATTGCTCGACGCGCTCGCCCAGATCCTGCCGCCGCATTGCATTCTGCATCGCCGCGAAGACACCACGCCCTACGAGTGCGATGGCCTCGCCGCCTATCGCCGCGTGCCCCTCGCCGTTGTGCTGCCCGAGTCCGAATCGCAAGTGCAGCGCATTCTCCAGGCATGCCATCAGTTAGGCATTCCGGTCGTGCCACGGGGTGCCGGCACAAGCCTGTCAGGCGGTGCAATGCCCATCTCCGACGGACTGGTGCTCTCACTTGCCAAGTTCAAGAAGATTATCGAAGTCGACCCGTATGCGCGTACGGCAACCGTGCAGCCCGGCGTTCGCAATCTCGCGATCTCGGAAGCGGCGGCGCCCTATGGGCTGTATTACGCCCCCGACCCGTCGTCGCAGATCGCCTGCACCATTGGCGGCAACGTGGCGGAGAACTCGGGCGGGGTGCACTGCCTGAAGTACGGGTTGACGGTGCACAACGTGCTGCGTGTGCGCGCCATCACGATGTCGGGCGAAGCGATCGAATTCGGCTCGCTCGGCCCCGACGCCCCCGGACTCGATCTGCTGTCGGTCTTCATCGGCAGTGAGGGAATGTTCGGCGTGGTGACGGAAATCACCGTCAAGCTGGTGCCCAAGGCACAGACGGCACAGGTCATCATGGCGAGCTTCGACGACGTAGAAACCGGCGGCAACGCCGTGGCCGCGATCATCGCCGCGGGCATCATCCCCGCCGGGCTGGAAATGATGGACAAGCCGGCCACGCAAGCCGTCGAGGAATTCGTTCATGCCGGTTACGACCTGGAGGCGGCCGCGATTCTGCTGTGCGAATCGGACGGCACACCGGAAGAAGTCGCCGAGGAAGTCATGCGAATTTCCCACGTGCTGCGCACGTCGGGCGCGACACGGCTGCAAATCTCCCGCAGCGAAGAAGAGCGTCTGCGTTTCTGGTCGGGGCGCAAAAATGCGTTTCCGGCAGCCGGACGTATTTCGCCGGACTATTACTGCATGGATGGTACGATTCCTCGCCGGGCGATTGGGACGTTACTCAAACGCATCGAAGGTCTGGAACAACAGTACGGATTGCGCTGTATTAACGTCTTTCACGCGGGAGACGGCAACATGCATCCGCTCATTCTTTTCAACGGCAACGACCTCGACGAGTGGCACCGCGCCGAAGCGTTCGGCTGCGACATTCTCGAAGCGTGCGTCGAACTTGGCGGCACGATCACGGGCGAGCACGGTGTGGGCATCGAAAAGATCAACTCGATGTGCGTGCAGTTCTCGGCCGAAGAGCGCGATGCCTTCTTCGGCGTAAAGCGCGCGTTCGATCCGGTCGGGTTGCTCAATCCGGACAAGGGAATTCCCACGCGAGCGCGTTGCGCAGAATACGGCAAGCTGCACGTACGCGGCGGCCTGTTACCGCATCCCGATCTGCCGAGGTTCTGA